The proteins below come from a single Acidobacteriota bacterium genomic window:
- a CDS encoding class I SAM-dependent methyltransferase has protein sequence MLSRILPYMRCPRCSADRLELRPDGLSCPACGSGFDSQEGVLDMIGEDPGEVITPFQRLMQSRAVVSVYENSWRHLGYFLASSRSFSREMETVLSLAGERGDGPAMDLACGPGVFTRPLARRLGGIVIGLDLSRPMLRQAARRIAEEGISNIQLVRASAFALPFADGVFSHVNCCGALHLFDRPEKALAEIARVTRPAGGLSVQTTIRPERSAGLAYILERFIRFGFFDEQELRRLLLSQGFSIERDERHRISFTFLARRLSPSSSPV, from the coding sequence ATGCTCTCGCGGATTCTCCCCTACATGCGCTGCCCGCGATGCTCGGCCGACCGGCTCGAACTCCGTCCCGACGGGCTGTCCTGCCCGGCCTGCGGCTCCGGCTTCGATTCGCAGGAGGGGGTCCTCGACATGATCGGGGAGGATCCCGGCGAGGTGATCACTCCCTTCCAGCGCCTCATGCAGTCGCGGGCGGTCGTCTCGGTCTACGAAAACTCCTGGAGGCACCTGGGCTATTTCCTCGCCAGTTCCCGCTCCTTCTCCCGGGAAATGGAGACCGTGCTGAGCCTCGCCGGGGAGCGGGGGGACGGTCCGGCTATGGACCTGGCCTGCGGCCCGGGGGTCTTTACGCGCCCCCTGGCGCGCCGCCTGGGCGGAATCGTCATCGGGCTCGATCTTTCCCGCCCCATGCTGCGTCAGGCCGCGCGGCGGATCGCCGAGGAGGGAATCTCCAACATCCAGCTGGTCCGGGCCTCGGCGTTCGCCCTCCCCTTCGCGGACGGCGTCTTTTCGCACGTGAACTGCTGCGGCGCCCTGCACCTGTTCGATCGGCCGGAAAAGGCTCTCGCGGAGATCGCCCGCGTGACCCGGCCCGCGGGGGGATTGTCGGTGCAGACGACCATCCGGCCCGAGCGCTCGGCCGGACTGGCCTACATCCTGGAGCGCTTCATCCGCTTCGGCTTCTTCGACGAACAGGAACTGCGCCGCCTGCTGCTGTCCCAGGGCTTTTCCATCGAGCGGGATGAGCGCCACCGCATCAGCTTTACCTTCCTGGCCAGACGCCTCTCCCCCAGCAGCTCGCCGGTATAA
- a CDS encoding tetratricopeptide repeat protein has protein sequence MNRVATRFLIVVALGIFCCSAAGARTFLFFPFDEAFSEGALDWVGEGMAESLTGQLAALGIGAVGRDARLDLVERNDLPPSARLSRGTMIRVAQSSGADMLVLGRCGGTERDLQISLRILDVASLKLGGRITAGGPVAMLPQLENELVWRILVHTGLDAGFTRESVAARTRKVPNPAWAGYIRSFYAPSEKEQARLLGEAIDGNADFPAAHFQLGRLYYQNRQWPQAVAHLLKATGDGLPRWRRDFWLGNSFLQSGRLQEAIRMLAPGAFLLQHPPALNNLGVTCLRIGEDTAAAYAFAFAHAHSPGDPTIGTNLALVRGIRGDSGGALAALDAAIPDYPESGMLHFIRGFLLRASGDAGRAADAFERARALGVSLERLESSDPRSWTRPVLQEHPVERVGPPPK, from the coding sequence ATGAACAGAGTGGCCACCCGGTTTTTGATTGTTGTGGCGCTGGGGATTTTCTGTTGCAGCGCCGCCGGCGCCAGGACATTCCTTTTCTTTCCCTTCGACGAAGCGTTCTCCGAAGGGGCTCTCGACTGGGTCGGGGAGGGGATGGCAGAATCGCTGACGGGACAGCTGGCGGCGCTGGGGATCGGCGCCGTCGGACGCGATGCGCGCCTGGACCTGGTGGAGCGGAACGACCTCCCCCCTTCGGCGCGTCTGAGCCGGGGGACCATGATCCGGGTGGCGCAGTCCTCCGGGGCCGACATGCTGGTACTGGGCCGGTGCGGCGGCACGGAGCGGGACCTGCAGATTTCCCTCAGGATCCTGGATGTGGCGTCGCTCAAGCTGGGCGGGAGGATCACGGCCGGCGGTCCCGTGGCGATGCTGCCGCAACTGGAGAACGAGCTGGTCTGGAGGATACTGGTCCATACGGGGCTCGATGCCGGCTTCACCCGGGAAAGCGTGGCGGCCCGGACCCGGAAGGTTCCCAACCCCGCCTGGGCCGGCTATATCCGGAGCTTTTACGCCCCGAGCGAAAAGGAACAGGCGCGGCTGCTCGGTGAGGCGATCGACGGCAACGCGGACTTCCCGGCGGCCCATTTCCAGCTCGGCCGTCTGTATTATCAGAACCGGCAGTGGCCCCAGGCCGTCGCACACCTCCTGAAAGCGACGGGAGACGGGTTGCCCCGTTGGCGGAGAGACTTCTGGCTCGGAAACAGCTTCCTGCAATCGGGGCGCCTCCAGGAGGCGATCCGCATGCTTGCGCCGGGCGCTTTTCTGCTGCAGCACCCGCCCGCGCTGAACAATCTCGGCGTCACCTGCCTCCGGATCGGGGAGGATACCGCGGCGGCCTACGCCTTCGCCTTCGCCCACGCGCATTCCCCCGGGGACCCGACCATCGGCACCAACCTGGCCCTGGTGCGCGGCATCCGGGGGGATTCCGGGGGGGCGCTGGCCGCCCTCGATGCGGCGATCCCGGACTACCCGGAAAGCGGCATGCTCCATTTCATCCGGGGGTTTCTGCTGCGCGCGAGCGGGGATGCCGGCAGGGCGGCCGATGCTTTCGAGCGGGCGCGGGCGCTGGGAGTCTCCCTGGAAAGACTGGAATCGTCCGATCCCCGGAGCTGGACCCGCCCGGTGCTGCAGGAGCATCCGGTAGAACGGGTGGGTCCGCCGCCGAAATAA
- the nuoB gene encoding NADH-quinone oxidoreductase subunit NuoB, which yields MKPHSGDRPGPVASGVERVVAWAQQYSLFVYPFVTACCGMEYMSTASGHYDMDRFGAGLPRFSPRQADVLLVVGTISHKIAPVLRRVYDQMCEPKWVVAFGVCTCTGGFYDNYATVQGIDTIVPVDVYIPGCPPRPEAVLEGIMKLQTKIGRQRPVLLR from the coding sequence ATGAAACCGCACTCCGGCGACCGGCCGGGCCCGGTCGCCTCCGGCGTCGAACGCGTGGTGGCCTGGGCTCAGCAATATTCCCTCTTCGTCTACCCGTTCGTCACCGCCTGCTGCGGGATGGAATACATGTCGACCGCGAGCGGCCATTACGACATGGACCGGTTCGGAGCCGGCCTGCCCCGTTTCTCTCCCAGGCAGGCGGACGTGCTGCTGGTGGTGGGCACCATCAGCCACAAGATCGCCCCCGTGCTGCGGCGGGTGTACGACCAGATGTGCGAACCCAAGTGGGTGGTCGCCTTCGGCGTCTGTACGTGCACGGGGGGGTTCTACGACAACTACGCGACCGTGCAGGGGATCGATACCATAGTTCCCGTCGATGTCTACATTCCGGGCTGCCCCCCCCGGCCCGAGGCGGTCCTGGAAGGAATCATGAAGCTTCAGACCAAGATCGGCCGCCAGCGGCCCGTCCTCCTCAGGTGA
- a CDS encoding 2-oxo acid dehydrogenase subunit E2 — MNTKVIMPQLGESVYEGTLTKWLKKTGDPVVKDEPLFEVSTDKVDSEIPAPASGILDEILVDEGTTIKIDTVVAVIRESAGDGDAGGEEPGEETAREPAAETGTEAGGEAGKTGEEGAEAAGGKAKEDSAAPSIRPQSLLASPLVRKIARENGVDLADVAGTGLEGRITKDDLEKHLSRVGAARPAAPAAAGGAGGAAAAPESGPGGSAGDDAETVPMTPMRRAIAERMVESKRTSAHVNTMFEIDMSAIVRLRQARKEDFLKREGIPLTYTPFFAKALVESVRNFPVFNSSVSGDAIVYKKGIHLGIAVALEAGLIVPVVRAAHLKNFTGIALAIHDLAERARTKRLKPEEVQNGTITLTNPGIYGSLFGTPVINQPQVAILGIGAITKRPVVIDDAIAIRSMAYLSLSFDHRVIDGAVADQFMADLKARLEAWTEWQD, encoded by the coding sequence ATGAATACCAAAGTCATCATGCCTCAGTTGGGAGAATCCGTTTACGAGGGCACCCTCACGAAATGGCTCAAAAAGACGGGAGACCCCGTCGTGAAGGACGAACCCCTGTTCGAGGTTTCCACCGACAAGGTCGATTCCGAAATCCCCGCGCCGGCATCGGGCATCCTCGACGAAATCCTGGTGGACGAGGGGACGACCATAAAGATCGACACCGTGGTGGCCGTCATCCGGGAATCCGCCGGCGACGGGGATGCCGGCGGGGAGGAGCCCGGCGAAGAGACCGCGCGGGAGCCGGCCGCGGAGACGGGGACGGAGGCCGGGGGGGAAGCAGGGAAAACCGGGGAGGAAGGTGCGGAAGCGGCCGGGGGAAAGGCGAAGGAGGACTCCGCGGCCCCCTCCATCCGTCCGCAGTCGCTGCTGGCCTCCCCGCTGGTGCGAAAGATAGCGCGCGAAAACGGGGTGGACCTGGCCGACGTCGCCGGCACGGGACTCGAGGGGAGGATCACCAAGGACGACCTCGAGAAGCATCTCTCCCGGGTCGGGGCCGCCAGGCCCGCGGCGCCGGCCGCCGCGGGCGGGGCGGGAGGCGCCGCCGCCGCGCCGGAGAGCGGGCCGGGGGGGAGCGCCGGCGACGATGCCGAAACGGTTCCCATGACCCCGATGCGCCGGGCGATCGCGGAGCGGATGGTCGAGAGCAAGAGGACTTCGGCTCATGTCAATACGATGTTTGAAATCGACATGAGCGCCATCGTGCGCCTGCGCCAGGCGCGCAAGGAGGATTTCCTGAAGAGGGAAGGGATCCCGCTGACCTACACCCCCTTCTTCGCAAAGGCCCTGGTCGAATCGGTCCGCAATTTCCCGGTTTTCAACTCCTCGGTCAGCGGGGACGCCATCGTCTACAAGAAGGGGATCCACCTCGGGATCGCGGTGGCGCTCGAAGCGGGGTTGATCGTGCCCGTGGTCCGTGCCGCCCATCTGAAGAATTTCACGGGGATCGCCCTGGCGATTCACGACCTGGCCGAGCGGGCCCGCACGAAGAGGCTGAAGCCGGAGGAGGTCCAGAACGGCACCATCACCCTCACCAACCCGGGGATCTACGGATCCCTTTTCGGCACCCCCGTGATCAACCAGCCGCAGGTCGCCATCCTGGGAATCGGGGCCATCACCAAGCGCCCCGTGGTGATCGACGACGCCATCGCCATCCGGTCCATGGCCTATCTATCGCTCTCGTTCGATCACCGCGTCATCGACGGGGCGGTGGCGGACCAGTTCATGGCGGATCTGAAAGCGCGGCTGGAAGCCTGGACCGAGTGGCAGGATTAG
- a CDS encoding NADH-quinone oxidoreductase subunit D: MASSPGGTETRSMRLNIGPSHPAMHGVIRLVTELEGEKVLRVEAEIGYLHRAFEKKCEDSTWSQAIPYTDRLNYVSPLINNFGYCAAVEKLMGIEVPERAGYIRVLMSEISRITDHLTCIGATAMELGAMTAFLYLMKAREYLYDIVERVTGARLTVSYGRIGGVKADLPEGLAEDLPGTLDAVAREIGEVDRLLTRNRIFVDRMRDVGALSRQDALGYSITGPVGRASGIDYDVRRDFPYFVYDRVDFEVPLGERGDTYDRYLVRMEEMRQSMRIIRQCLDRLPGGPVRAGEKEKVVESFELVDRAKRGRTAGLVGIECTLPPTLGGAERAVYDRVMAREKRTALPVKADTYANIEGLMNHFMLVMDGHGVRPPAGDAYFAVEGANGELGFFVVSDGTDRPCRVRVRPPCFFAMAGLHKMLEGGLVADIVATFGSINMIAGELDR, from the coding sequence ATGGCCTCCTCCCCCGGCGGCACGGAAACGCGCAGCATGCGGCTCAACATCGGCCCCTCCCACCCGGCCATGCACGGGGTCATCCGCCTCGTCACCGAGCTGGAAGGGGAGAAGGTCCTGAGGGTGGAGGCCGAAATCGGCTACCTCCACCGCGCCTTCGAAAAGAAGTGCGAGGACTCCACCTGGAGCCAGGCCATTCCCTACACCGACCGATTGAACTATGTCTCGCCGCTGATCAACAATTTCGGCTACTGCGCCGCCGTCGAAAAGCTGATGGGGATCGAGGTGCCCGAGCGCGCCGGGTACATCCGCGTCCTCATGAGCGAAATCTCGCGCATCACGGACCACCTGACCTGCATCGGCGCCACGGCCATGGAGCTGGGCGCCATGACGGCCTTCCTCTACCTGATGAAGGCGCGCGAATACCTCTACGACATCGTGGAGCGGGTCACGGGCGCGCGGCTGACGGTGTCTTACGGGAGGATCGGCGGCGTCAAGGCCGACCTCCCCGAAGGGCTGGCCGAGGATCTTCCCGGGACGCTGGACGCCGTCGCGCGGGAAATCGGGGAAGTGGACCGGCTGCTGACGCGCAACCGGATCTTCGTCGACCGGATGCGGGACGTGGGCGCCCTTTCCCGGCAGGACGCCCTCGGCTACTCGATAACGGGCCCCGTCGGGCGCGCGTCGGGGATCGATTACGACGTTCGCAGGGATTTCCCCTATTTCGTCTACGACCGGGTCGATTTCGAGGTGCCCCTGGGGGAAAGGGGGGACACCTACGACCGGTATCTCGTGCGGATGGAGGAAATGCGGCAGAGCATGCGCATCATCCGGCAGTGCCTCGACCGGCTTCCCGGCGGCCCGGTGCGGGCGGGGGAAAAGGAGAAGGTCGTGGAATCGTTCGAGCTGGTGGACAGGGCGAAGCGGGGGCGCACGGCAGGACTCGTCGGCATCGAGTGCACCCTGCCGCCGACGCTGGGCGGGGCGGAACGCGCCGTCTACGACCGGGTCATGGCCCGCGAGAAGCGGACGGCGCTTCCGGTCAAGGCCGATACCTACGCCAACATCGAGGGGCTCATGAACCATTTCATGCTCGTCATGGACGGGCACGGGGTGCGCCCCCCGGCCGGGGACGCCTACTTCGCGGTGGAGGGGGCCAACGGGGAACTCGGGTTTTTCGTCGTCAGCGACGGAACCGACCGGCCCTGCAGGGTGCGGGTGCGCCCCCCCTGTTTTTTTGCCATGGCCGGGCTTCACAAGATGCTGGAAGGGGGGCTGGTGGCCGACATCGTGGCCACCTTCGGTTCCATCAACATGATCGCGGGGGAACTGGACCGCTGA
- a CDS encoding site-2 protease family protein — MLLGLTLLSTTLAGLFYALGGPGPLSLLLIALSRPGILLAGLPFSLSLVGILLAHEFGHFLACRHYGMRSTPPWFIPAPFPLTGTLGAFIRIHSPFRGLRALFDIGIAGPLAGFVFTLPVLAIGIRLSTLVPRGALGDGGLSFGEPLLFRLAGMLMLGYAPERQDLMAHPMAMAAWIGLLATSLNLLPIWQLDGGHIAYAILGRKRQKNLSVAALVALMGLSLAGWPTPSYLLFAAMLLVIGLRVRFLHPATLDDGEDLGAARRWLALAALAILVLSFTPVPVTIL, encoded by the coding sequence TTGCTGCTGGGGCTGACTCTCCTGTCCACCACTCTTGCCGGCCTCTTCTATGCCCTGGGCGGTCCGGGCCCTCTTTCCCTTCTCCTGATCGCTCTCTCCCGCCCCGGGATCCTCCTGGCGGGGCTCCCCTTCTCCCTGTCGCTCGTCGGCATCCTGCTGGCGCATGAATTCGGGCATTTCCTGGCCTGCCGGCATTACGGGATGCGCTCGACCCCCCCCTGGTTCATTCCCGCGCCGTTTCCCCTTACCGGCACGCTGGGGGCCTTCATCCGGATTCACTCTCCGTTCCGGGGTTTGCGCGCCCTGTTCGACATCGGGATCGCCGGCCCTTTGGCCGGTTTCGTCTTCACCCTGCCCGTGCTGGCGATCGGCATCCGCCTTTCCACCCTGGTGCCCAGGGGGGCGCTCGGGGATGGCGGCCTGAGCTTCGGCGAACCGCTCCTGTTCCGGCTGGCGGGAATGCTGATGCTGGGGTACGCACCGGAGCGGCAGGACCTCATGGCGCACCCGATGGCGATGGCGGCCTGGATCGGGCTGCTGGCCACCAGCCTGAATCTCCTGCCCATCTGGCAGCTCGACGGCGGGCACATCGCCTACGCCATCCTGGGCCGCAAGCGGCAGAAAAACCTTTCGGTCGCCGCCCTCGTCGCCCTGATGGGGCTGAGCCTGGCGGGATGGCCCACCCCCTCCTACCTTCTGTTCGCCGCGATGCTGCTCGTGATCGGGCTCCGCGTGCGCTTCCTCCATCCCGCGACGCTCGATGACGGTGAGGACCTGGGCGCCGCACGGCGCTGGCTCGCCCTGGCCGCCCTGGCGATCCTCGTGCTTTCCTTTACACCGGTCCCGGTTACGATTTTATAG
- a CDS encoding XdhC family protein gives MRDDLYERIGALRAGGRRAVLAIVIAHRGASPRKDAAKMLLGEDGSRYGSVGGGLVEEEVCREAARLIESGKSRLMTFDLSGIDHDERALVCGGSMQIYLEAILPDPSLFIFGAGHVAGAVAAAAGPLGFQITILDDREKYACAGRFPGAEVRLVGDWETELGRLAPPESSYFFIATQRPKTDRLCLRFAAGTSARYIGMLGSLAKTDILFDAMRREGVAMSELERVCIPAGLDIDSETPEEIAVSVAAELVAARKNLDLRRMREAVRGVKSGGAGAGAAARNQPSS, from the coding sequence ATGCGCGACGACCTGTACGAGAGAATAGGGGCGCTGCGGGCCGGGGGCCGGCGCGCGGTCCTGGCCATCGTGATCGCCCACCGGGGCGCGAGCCCGCGCAAGGACGCGGCCAAGATGCTCCTGGGCGAGGACGGGTCGCGATACGGGAGCGTGGGCGGCGGGCTGGTGGAGGAGGAGGTCTGCCGCGAGGCCGCGCGCCTCATCGAGAGCGGGAAATCGCGCCTGATGACGTTCGACCTGTCCGGGATCGATCATGACGAGCGCGCGCTCGTGTGCGGAGGTTCGATGCAGATCTACCTCGAAGCCATTCTCCCCGACCCCTCGCTCTTCATATTCGGGGCGGGGCACGTGGCCGGCGCGGTGGCGGCCGCCGCCGGTCCCCTCGGGTTCCAAATCACGATCCTGGACGACCGCGAGAAATACGCGTGTGCCGGGCGCTTTCCCGGCGCCGAGGTCCGGCTCGTCGGCGATTGGGAAACGGAACTCGGGCGGCTCGCGCCGCCCGAATCCTCCTATTTCTTCATCGCCACCCAACGGCCGAAGACCGACCGCCTCTGCCTCCGCTTCGCGGCCGGGACCTCCGCCCGCTATATCGGAATGCTGGGGAGCCTGGCGAAGACCGACATCCTCTTCGACGCCATGCGGCGGGAGGGGGTGGCGATGTCCGAGCTCGAGAGGGTGTGCATCCCCGCGGGCCTCGATATCGATTCCGAGACGCCGGAGGAAATAGCCGTCAGCGTTGCTGCGGAACTGGTGGCGGCCAGGAAGAACCTGGATCTCCGGAGGATGCGGGAGGCGGTGCGCGGGGTCAAAAGCGGGGGGGCCGGGGCCGGCGCCGCCGCCCGGAATCAGCCGAGCAGCTGA
- the folB gene encoding dihydroneopterin aldolase yields the protein MEDRDRMTLADVRLLARIGVSEEEREAPQECRADLELYGSFRAAAETDDLALSMDYCRILDCVEETAAERPYRLVETLAWALARKVLGNFPVALARVRLRKRPAALEGRLSFVEVEMEQRRPPGRPE from the coding sequence TTGGAAGACCGGGACCGCATGACGCTGGCCGATGTGAGGCTGCTGGCCCGCATCGGCGTCAGCGAGGAGGAGCGGGAGGCGCCGCAGGAATGCCGGGCGGACCTGGAGCTGTACGGCAGCTTCAGGGCCGCGGCCGAGACGGACGATCTCGCGCTCTCCATGGACTACTGCCGGATCCTGGACTGTGTCGAGGAGACGGCCGCGGAGCGGCCCTACCGGCTGGTCGAAACCCTCGCCTGGGCCCTCGCCCGCAAGGTCCTCGGGAATTTCCCCGTAGCCCTCGCCCGCGTGAGACTGAGAAAACGCCCGGCCGCTCTCGAGGGGCGGCTTTCCTTCGTCGAGGTGGAAATGGAGCAGCGGCGCCCCCCCGGGAGGCCGGAATGA
- a CDS encoding NADH-quinone oxidoreductase subunit I gives MDNPKQRPLGVLEALYLVEAARGLMLTARHFLVNFPRHVLRGTGIGAGKGNTVTIEYPEERRPFPPRLRTRHRLVRRPDGSPRCVACMMCETICPAHCIHITAGQHPDPDVEKMPVAFDIDLGVCVFCGFCVEACPEDAIRMDTGVVELSAYTREGMIYRMDQLLG, from the coding sequence ATGGACAACCCTAAACAGAGACCGCTCGGCGTTCTGGAAGCCCTCTACCTGGTGGAGGCCGCCCGCGGGCTGATGCTGACCGCCCGGCACTTCCTGGTCAATTTTCCCCGGCATGTCCTGCGCGGCACCGGGATAGGGGCGGGGAAGGGGAACACGGTCACCATAGAGTACCCCGAGGAACGGCGCCCCTTTCCGCCGAGGCTGCGCACGCGCCACCGGCTGGTCCGGCGCCCCGACGGGTCGCCCCGATGCGTGGCCTGCATGATGTGCGAAACGATCTGCCCGGCCCACTGCATCCACATCACTGCGGGGCAGCACCCCGATCCCGACGTCGAAAAGATGCCGGTCGCGTTCGATATCGACCTGGGGGTGTGCGTATTCTGCGGATTCTGCGTGGAAGCGTGCCCGGAGGACGCCATCCGGATGGACACGGGGGTGGTGGAGCTGTCGGCCTACACCCGCGAGGGGATGATCTACCGCATGGATCAGCTGCTCGGCTGA
- the lpdA gene encoding dihydrolipoyl dehydrogenase, which translates to MSDPASTFDVAVLGSGPGGYVAAIRGSQLGLRVALVEPYSRFGGTCLHWGCVPTKALVESAGLYGRAREGKEFGVLCDDVRLDLALVRARKDRLIKKLSAGVGFLLKKNKVETFRGTGRLGARGVVEVRGEEAREIRARNIIIATGSVNKDIPGMEPDGRYILTHKEILDLDRVPESLLVVGAGAIGIEFASIFSRFGARVTVVEMLPRILPLEDPEISGELRKILAKRGIRILTGARLEKLEVREERVHAEIVDSEGRREGIEAQKGLMAVGRTPATGDLGLERAGVKTERGFIPVDGRMRTGVEGVYAIGDVVPTAALAHLASREGMAAMESIAGGRVPPINYDLVPNCTFCEPEVASVGLTEKEAAGRGFDVIAARFPFAGVSKGTILGDSAGFVKIVGEKEHGRILGVHMIGPRVTELISEGTAVIGLEGRAADLSALIHPHPTLSEGLMEAAHALYAGAAIHI; encoded by the coding sequence TTGAGCGATCCAGCGAGCACATTCGATGTCGCCGTCCTCGGGAGCGGGCCCGGCGGATACGTGGCGGCGATCAGGGGGAGCCAGTTGGGGCTGCGCGTGGCCCTGGTCGAGCCGTATTCCCGATTCGGCGGCACCTGCCTGCACTGGGGGTGCGTCCCCACGAAGGCCCTCGTCGAGTCCGCCGGGCTCTACGGGCGGGCGCGCGAGGGGAAGGAATTCGGCGTCCTCTGCGACGACGTGCGGCTGGACCTCGCCCTCGTGCGGGCGCGCAAGGACCGCCTGATCAAGAAACTCTCCGCCGGGGTCGGGTTCCTGCTGAAGAAGAACAAGGTCGAGACGTTTCGGGGGACCGGCCGCCTGGGCGCCCGCGGCGTCGTGGAGGTGCGCGGCGAGGAGGCGCGGGAGATCCGCGCCCGCAACATCATCATCGCCACCGGATCGGTCAACAAGGACATTCCCGGGATGGAACCGGACGGCCGGTACATTCTCACCCACAAGGAGATCCTCGACCTGGACCGGGTTCCGGAAAGCCTCCTTGTCGTCGGGGCGGGCGCCATCGGCATCGAGTTCGCGTCCATCTTCTCCCGTTTCGGGGCCAGGGTCACGGTGGTGGAAATGCTGCCCCGCATCCTTCCGCTCGAGGATCCGGAGATCTCCGGCGAACTCCGCAAAATCCTGGCCAAGCGGGGGATCCGCATCCTCACCGGCGCCCGGCTGGAAAAACTGGAGGTGCGGGAGGAAAGGGTCCATGCCGAGATCGTCGATTCGGAGGGGAGGCGGGAGGGGATCGAGGCGCAAAAGGGGCTGATGGCCGTGGGGCGCACCCCGGCCACGGGCGATCTGGGCCTGGAGCGGGCGGGCGTGAAAACCGAACGCGGCTTCATACCGGTCGACGGCCGGATGCGGACCGGGGTCGAGGGCGTGTACGCGATCGGCGACGTCGTCCCGACGGCGGCCCTGGCCCACCTGGCGTCCCGCGAGGGAATGGCGGCGATGGAATCGATCGCCGGCGGGCGGGTCCCCCCCATAAACTACGACCTGGTTCCGAACTGCACCTTCTGCGAGCCGGAGGTGGCCAGCGTGGGGCTCACGGAAAAGGAGGCCGCCGGGCGGGGGTTCGACGTGATCGCCGCCCGGTTTCCCTTCGCGGGCGTGAGCAAGGGGACGATCCTGGGGGACAGCGCCGGGTTCGTCAAAATCGTCGGCGAGAAGGAGCACGGGCGGATCCTCGGGGTGCACATGATCGGCCCGCGCGTCACCGAACTGATTTCGGAAGGGACCGCCGTCATCGGCCTGGAGGGGAGGGCGGCCGACCTTTCGGCCCTGATCCACCCGCACCCCACCCTTTCCGAAGGACTCATGGAGGCGGCCCATGCGCTCTATGCGGGGGCGGCCATCCATATCTGA
- the lipB gene encoding lipoyl(octanoyl) transferase LipB, with protein MAAVECLAAWLGRLPFSEALDLQMRICELKKRGNAPDVLLLLEHPPTITLGRSGLRENLLVDEAALARRGIELHHIDRGGDITYHGPGQLVGYPLLLLENGERDVRGYMRNLEQSLIDLLGGYGVAAGREDGFTGVWTPAGKVAAMGVHISRWVTRHGFALNVNTDLSYYDLIVPCGIRGKGVTSMSALLRRPLEMDEVASRYLPLFGAVFHRSVTPVDRDFLENIIGRSRSA; from the coding sequence GTGGCCGCCGTCGAATGCCTGGCCGCATGGCTGGGAAGATTGCCGTTTTCCGAAGCCCTGGACCTGCAGATGCGGATCTGCGAGCTGAAAAAGCGGGGGAACGCCCCGGACGTTCTCCTGCTGCTCGAGCATCCCCCCACGATCACCCTGGGCCGCAGCGGCCTCCGGGAGAACCTGCTGGTGGACGAGGCGGCGCTCGCGCGGCGGGGGATCGAACTCCACCACATCGATCGCGGAGGGGACATCACCTATCACGGCCCGGGGCAACTGGTCGGCTATCCCCTCCTGCTGCTGGAAAACGGGGAGCGGGACGTGAGGGGCTACATGCGCAACCTGGAGCAATCGCTCATCGACCTGCTGGGCGGCTACGGGGTGGCGGCGGGGCGGGAGGACGGGTTTACGGGAGTCTGGACCCCCGCCGGGAAGGTCGCCGCCATGGGGGTTCACATCAGCCGCTGGGTGACGCGCCACGGTTTCGCCCTGAACGTCAACACCGATCTTTCCTACTACGACCTGATCGTGCCGTGCGGGATCAGGGGCAAGGGCGTCACCTCCATGAGCGCGCTTCTCCGCCGGCCGCTGGAAATGGACGAGGTGGCCTCGCGGTACCTGCCCCTGTTCGGGGCGGTGTTTCACCGCAGCGTGACCCCGGTCGACCGGGACTTCCTCGAAAACATCATCGGAAGGAGCCGATCCGCATGA
- the map gene encoding type I methionyl aminopeptidase, translating to MITLKSKREIEIMRASGRIVAEVLAEVRQKCRAGVTTLELDRAAEAATARNGAVPAFKDYRGYPGSLCTSVNHQVVHGIPGDYEIKEGDIVSMDFGVLYKGYYGDSAITVGVPPLAGDTARLLEVTEQCLYRGIEQMLPGNHLVDLSRAIQVHAESAGFSLVREFGGHGIGRSLHEDPMVLNYVSNGRGIRLKAGLVLAVEPMVNQGGEEVEILPDGWTVVTCDRSPSAHFEHTIAVTENGPEILTQTAG from the coding sequence ATGATAACGTTGAAATCAAAACGTGAAATCGAAATCATGCGCGCGAGCGGCCGCATCGTCGCGGAAGTGCTGGCCGAGGTGCGGCAGAAGTGCAGGGCGGGCGTCACCACGCTCGAACTCGACCGGGCGGCGGAGGCGGCGACGGCGAGAAACGGCGCCGTTCCCGCCTTCAAGGACTACCGGGGGTATCCCGGGTCCCTCTGCACCTCGGTCAATCACCAGGTGGTGCACGGCATCCCCGGCGATTACGAGATCAAGGAGGGGGACATCGTTTCGATGGACTTCGGCGTGCTCTACAAGGGCTATTACGGCGACAGCGCGATAACGGTCGGCGTCCCGCCCCTCGCGGGGGATACCGCGCGGCTGCTCGAAGTGACGGAGCAGTGTCTTTACCGCGGCATCGAGCAGATGCTGCCGGGGAATCACCTTGTGGACCTTTCGCGCGCCATCCAGGTGCACGCGGAGTCGGCCGGCTTTTCCCTGGTCAGGGAATTCGGCGGACACGGGATCGGCCGCAGCCTGCACGAGGACCCGATGGTATTGAACTATGTCTCCAATGGCAGGGGCATCCGGCTGAAGGCGGGGCTGGTGCTGGCCGTCGAGCCGATGGTCAACCAGGGAGGGGAGGAGGTGGAAATCCTGCCGGACGGCTGGACCGTCGTGACCTGCGACCGCAGCCCCTCCGCTCATTTCGAACACACGATCGCGGTCACCGAAAACGGCCCCGAGATCCTCACGCAGACGGCCGGGTGA